DNA sequence from the Cyprinus carpio isolate SPL01 chromosome B13, ASM1834038v1, whole genome shotgun sequence genome:
AGGTAGTGGATGTAGTGTGAAACTCACACTTCTTGGCTTTGGCGTACAGTTGATGTTCGATGAGGCGCTGTAGCACAGGTTCTGACTTGTTGAATATGATCCTGTAGGGTATTGGAGTAGATAAGGATATCGTCAATGTAGACCATGACAAACTTGTTCAGCATGTCCCTGAAGACATCATTAATGAAAGCCTGGAAGATGGACGGACTATTGACCAGTCCAAACGGCATAACccggtattcatagtgcccgtTGGTTGTAGAAAAGGCCGTCTTCCATTCGTCACCCTCTCTGATGCGAATCAGGTTGTAAGCACAGCGTAAGTCAAGTTTGGTGTAGTATTGGGCAGTGCGAAGTTGTTCTAATGCAGCTGGAACCAGGGGAAGGGGATAACGGTACTTCACCGTGATCTCGTTGAGACCACGGTAATCAATGCAGGGTCTCAGACTGCCGTCTTCTTGACGAAGAAGAAACCAGCGGATGCCGGGGAAGTGGAAGGACGTATGAAGCCTTTTTCCAACTCTTCCTTGATGTATTTAGTCATGGCTTCGGATTCTGGgagtgacagtggaaacacacGACCTTTGGGTGGATTGTGACCTGGTAGGAGATCAATAGCACAGTCATGGGGTCGATGAGATGGTAATGTGTTTGCTTTGGGTTTTGCTGAATGCTGCCTTGAGATCGTGATATTCCGCTGGTAGATTAGGAACCTCGGATGACTCCTCGTTAATCACCAACGAGTGCACTGGGAGAGGAGAAATGGTagatagacattttgtttgacatttagtGCTCCACTTTAATATCTGACCTTCCCTCCATGATACTAGTGGATCGTGCAGTCTCAGCCATGGTAGTCCCAGAATTATGGGTGTATTAGACGTGGGCAGAACGTAGAACTGAATGACCTCCTGGTGCAGTAAACCGGTTGTCATGGATAGACTTTGAGTAAGATGAGTGATGATACCAGTTCCCAGGGGACGACCATCTATGGTAGCTACAGACAGAGAGTTAGCACAGGGTATTAAtgatactttgtttgttcttgcaAACTCAGCTGACATGAAGTTCCCAGCCGCTCCAGAATCCAGTAAAGCAAATGTGGTCACTTGAACGTTGTTAATGGTTAGTGTTCAGGGGTACAATCACACAGTTTACAGGATGGAGAGAGTGTAAGGATTCACTCACCAATTTGGACGAGACAGATGAGGGACGTGAAGGACAGCTGGCTCGTTGATGACCTGGGGATCCACAATACAGACATAGATGATTTGCCAAGCGACGATTCCGTTCTTCAGATGAGAGATGATAGGAATTAACTTGCATAGGTTCAGGGTCTTCAACAGACTGAACTGCTTTAATGGCAGTGCTGACACGAGAACGGGGTTTACGTGAACGTTGCAGATTGTCAATTGCTATTGTCAGTTCGATGAAATCATTCAAACTTTTCCCCTCATCTCGACATGCCAGTTCAGTTTGTAATTCATGACTTAAACCTTTCCGAAACAGAACTTTTAAGGTGTCACTCACCCAGGTCGTTTGTGCTGCCAGTGTGCGGAAGTTCATAGAATACTCAGCAGCTGAAGATTTCCCTTGAGAGAGCTCTAGCAAGCGTTCACCAGCGCTCTTTCCCTCCTTGGGATGATCGAAAACCTCACGGAAGCGTGTGAGGAAATCGTTGAAGGAGGAGAAAGATGACCCATCCGTGCGCCATACAGCGGTAATCCAGTCAAGAGCCCTTCCGGTTAACAAAGAGCAAACAAAGGCAATCTTACCGTTGTCAGTGGAATAGAGCATGGGTTGTTGTTCCACAAACAGCGAACATTGAAGTAAGAAGCCTTTACATTTATTAGGGTCACCGTCGAATTTCTCAGGAAACGCCAGTCGTGGGTTAATCTGAGAGGGCGTGGGAACCGCATGTGTAATGGCGGCCGCTGGTGGCGCGGGTGTTGTGACAACAGGACTGTGGAGATTCTGAATAGCTTTCACCAATTCCTCCGTGACGGCGGTAAGACGATTTAACTGTTGCTGATTAGCAGCGATCTGACTTGCCTGAGCTGCCAGGTTGGTGCAGAGATGTtcatatactgctggatcttgtCCTGGCGAGGTCTTCTGTAACGTAGAATAACTCGACTtgggatccatttgcaagcttttatttgaacaatcgtagtcgtacaggcgaagggtcaggatcagcaaacacaGTGTCACAGGAATATCAGAATCGTAGTCAATACCAAGCAGTGGGTCGGGGTAACAAGCAATTATCACAGTCCGTATAACAATCAGGGTTcaaaggtaggcagcaaaggttcaCAGGTCAATAAACAACAGAGGTAGGAAACTGGGAAAACAAGACAGGGTAAAACGCTCAGAAATGTTAGCCGTGGCAGTAACAAGACCTCGCAAAGAGGTGATGCAAGGGTCTGGCTTATATGGCAGTCTCTGATAGGGAACACCTGGCCGGTGATCAGTCCAAGGTACGgggcttatgggtaatgtagtcagtatcagtgtacgtgagtgtttggatgcatgtaagtgtcagtattcgggtgatggtgccctctgctggccactggAGGGACTCACGGGGTTCGTATCCGTGacaattaaattgttttgtaaaaGATATGATTATAGTATGATATGTTAAACTGCCATAATTATACATCACTATAATAACTAAATATGAGCAGAAATTTAATGACAATGagcagatatagagcacagagtagaattgttatttatttcaatttatttaaatggtatttattttttacagttgtgaTCATGAGcaggtgtgtttttaataaagccACAACTGTTATTATGGTGATGAGAAAAATTGTCACCAATGTCAGAGTGTTTGATTCTTGATTCAATCAATCCTGCAACACAGATCAGTAACAAAACACTTCCGTAAGAAATATGACCAGTCTATGAATCAACCACAAGACAGCACGAATCCTGGTGTGAGGTAAACATTACTCAAATACATCATTAATGACTGACACATTTCGTAAACCCAATGATATGTTCAGTGTCTcacaacacagaaaataaaagacGTTTTGCTCTGTATATTTATCTCTGTGACTCATGTAATAATGTGGTATCTTAATTTTCCAGCCATGAAGTCCTCAACACATTTAgatcaaatctgatgaagaagttTGGGCGTCTGTATGAGGGAACAGCGACGCAGAGAAACCCAACActcctgaatgagatctacacagagctctacatcacagagagtgagagtggagagatcagtaatgagcacgaggtgagacagattgagacacgATCCAGGAGACCAGCAACAGTGGACACAGCCATCAAATGCACTGACATCTTTACacctttacctggacaagacaaagccatcagaactgtgctgacaaagggagtcgctggcattggaaaaacagtctctgtgcagaagttcatcctggactgggctgaagggaaagagaatcaggacgtccagctcatatttccactcCCTTTCAGAGAAATCAATCTGATGAAGGACACAACACTCAGTCTTTTAGATCTTCTTCATGTGTTTTTCCCTGAaactaaagaaatggaaatatgcagtgatgaatataaagtgttgttcatctttgatggtctggacgagtgtcgtctgtctctggACTTTAAGAGCAAAGtgaaactgtgtaatatatctgaatcagcctcagtggatgagctgctgatgaacctcattgtggggaatctgcttccctctgctctcatctggatcacctccagaccagcagcagctgatctcgtcccctctgagtgtgtccatcgagtgacagaggtacgaggcttcaatgagccacagaaggaggaatacttcaggaagagaatcagtgatcagagtctggccaatacaatcatctcacacctgaagtcatcaaggagcctctacatcatgtgccacatcccagtgttctgctggatctcagccgctGTTCTGGAGAAGATGTTGAGTCCAGCAGAGAGTGGAcagattcccaagactctcactcagatgtacacacacttcctgatccttcagaccaacatcaaacatgagaaggactatgagaagaaggtgaccgatgaagacatgatcctcaaactggggaaagtGGCTTTTGAGCAGCTTGTGAAAGGAAACCTGATCTTCTACGAggaagacctgagagagtgtggcatAGATGTGAGagaagcatcagtgtactcaggattgtgcactcagatcttcagagaggagttgggcttgtatcaggggaaagtcttctgctttgttcatctgagcattcaggaacatctagcagctctatatgtGCATCTCTCCTTTACAAACCacaacagaaatgtgtttgagCCAATCACCAAACAGAATTTACGGTCTAAATTGAAGGACTTGTTTCAGCATGTTTCATTATCTGAGTTGCATCAGAGAGCTTTGAAAGAGGGTCTTCAGAGTAAaaatggacatctggatcttttCCTGCGGTTCCTTCTGGGTTTGTCAGTAAAGTCTCATCAGATTCTCCTCCAACGAATAATGAAGCTGAAAAGCAGCAGCTCTGACAGCAATgagaaaacagttgagtacatcaaGAAGAAGATCAGGACCATTGACTCTCcagaaatccatcaatctgttccactgtctgaatgaactgggtgatcGTTCACTAGTGGAGGAAATACAACAGTATCTGACATCTGGAAGAATAAAGGAAGCCAAACTCTCTTCATCTCAGTGGTCAGctttagtttttgtgttgttgacatcagaagATGAATTGAAGGAGTTTCGtcttgataaatttgttaaaggaAAGAATAATCCTGAAAATATGGAAGTTCTTCAGAAGTTGCTGCCTGTGattaaagaatccagatcagttcAGTAAGTATCAGTGAGAACAATCTCTTCACtgttaaaacattaagaaaatcaAAGTTAAACGCTCATTAATCTTCAGTGCTGTAGctattattttagacattttgatgtgttttcaaTACAGAGACACTGTAAAAGATTTATTCAGGCATTCAAACAAAGTCAGAAaagtcacaaataaataattcaggttttcaaataatttttttttaaattaacatgcaAAAGGAATTTAAGTTTTTCTCATCTGGCATTAAAGGCCAAGCAGAAATCAAGAGCAGCCAAACAAGTGGAGAAGCAGCTCATGTATACAGCAGCTCAAATCTCCTCAAA
Encoded proteins:
- the LOC122139489 gene encoding protein NLRC3-like; translation: MCHIPVFCWISAAVLEKMLSPAESGQIPKTLTQMYTHFLILQTNIKHEKDYEKKVTDEDMILKLGKVAFEQLVKGNLIFYEEDLRECGIDVREASVYSGLCTQIFREELGLYQGKVFCFVHLSIQEHLAALYVHLSFTNHNRNVFEPITKQNLRSKLKDLFQHVSLSELHQRALKEGLQSKNGHLDLFLRFLLGLSVKSHQILLQRIMKLKSSSSDSNEKTVEYIKKKIRTIDSPEIHQSVPLSE